A stretch of the Hippoglossus hippoglossus isolate fHipHip1 chromosome 1, fHipHip1.pri, whole genome shotgun sequence genome encodes the following:
- the fabp2 gene encoding fatty acid-binding protein, intestinal yields MTFDGSWKIERNDNYDKFMEQMGVNLVKRKLAAHDNLKILIQQTGDKFNVKESSNFRTLEIDFTLGVTFEYSLADGTELTGSWTMEGDTLKGIFLRKDNGKQLTTTRIVQGDELIQSYNYEGVDAKRIFKKA; encoded by the exons ATGACCTTCGACGGCTCCTGGAAAATCGAGCGCAACGACAACTATGACAAGTTCATGGAACAAATGG GCGTTAACTTGGTGAAGAGGAAGCTGGCCGCTCACGACAACCTCAAGATCCTCATCCAACAGACCGGGGACAAGTTTAATGTCAAGGAGAGCAGCAACTTCCGCACCTTGGAGATAGACTTCACCCTGGGGGTCACGTTCGAGTACAGCCTTGCAGATGGAACTGAACTAACA GGCTCGTGGACCATGGAGGGAGACACGCTGAAGGGGATTTTCCTCAGGAAGGACAACGGAAAACAGCTGACAACGACCAGGATTGTCCAGGGAGACGAACTCATACAG AGCTACAACTACGAAGGCGTGGACGCAAAGAGGATTTTCAAGAAGGCTTAG